A region of Haliotis asinina isolate JCU_RB_2024 chromosome 9, JCU_Hal_asi_v2, whole genome shotgun sequence DNA encodes the following proteins:
- the LOC137296546 gene encoding type-2 ice-structuring protein-like, with translation MADILINKNILTEVSNALTDTQCVVLCLQNEACVSVFHRRQRRRCQLHDVLFLSPQDGEEEAGTVYYSVRTGDCPSGYVHNRLLNFCYQLHTDQKKYNVSVADCRSRGEYLAVIDSEEKQNHVTKQIQSSSDTNVSSYFIDGSDAAEEGQWVFHDGRKLTYKAWAPGYPLHGTGRNYIVSIKSDNFRWHNSKVAKHDKYYICEKNMLNPLPIE, from the exons ATGGCAGACATTTtgatcaacaaaaacattttgactgAAGTTTCAAATGCTCTTACGGACACCCAATGCGTTGTTCTTTGTCTCCAGAATGaggcgtgtgtgtctgtgttccaCAGACGGCAACGCCGACGGTGTCAGCTCCATGACGTGCTGTTTCTGTCGCCGCAGGACGGAGAAGAAGAGGCGGGTACAGTCTACTACAGCGTCAGAACGG GTGACTGTCCGTCCGGCTACGTCCACAACCGCCTCCTCAACTTCTGCTACCAGCTTCATACTGACCAGAAGAAGTACAATGTCAGTGTTGCTGACTGCAGGTCAAGAGGCGAATATCTGGCTGTCATTGACAGTGAAGAGAAGCAGAACCACGTGACCAAGCAGATCCAGTCTTCGTCAG ACACAAACGTTTCCAGTTATTTCATCGATGGATCGGATGCAGCTGAGGAAGGGCAGTGGGTGTTTCATGATGGCCGGAAACTGACCTACAAAGCTTGGGCTCCGGGATACCCCTTACATGGCACAGGCAGAAACTACATTGTCTCAATCAAAAGCGACAACTTTCGATGGCATAATTCGAAAGTGGCGAAGCATGACAAATATTACATATGTGAAAAGAATATGCTGAATCCACTTCCTATTGAATAG
- the LOC137296887 gene encoding uncharacterized protein, translated as MGCKQTKVIPFKQTSPEEALAGTINCPQELYYAKSQVTLPTPRLSGEEILQQLRDEGLVPDRQSSGGVAFSVPAVEGVVPRGKSPRRLEQIPVRCFYTAERRRQKADLFRFDRFVEQVQRKQLDREIKHKAVKDEKKRRQFLKKMRAEHQLQMREEKLKKLEEERAAKRKNAARK; from the exons ATGGGCTGCAAACAGACCAAGGTTATACCTTTCAAGCAAACATCTCCAGAGGAGGCTCTGGCGGGCACGATAAACTGTCCTCAGGAACTGTACTACGCGAAGAGTCAGGTGACATTGCCCACACCCCGTCTGTCAGGGGAGGAGATTCTTCAACAGTTACGAGATGAGGGCTTGGTCCCCGACCGTCAGTCCAGTGGAGGAGTGGCCTTCTCTGTTCCCGCCGTGGAGGGGGTTGTTCCCCGTGGCAAATCTCCCCGTCGTCTGGAGCAAATCCCAGTGCGATGCTTCTACACAGCTGAGAGGAGGCGACAGAAGGCAGATCTATTCCGATTTGACAG GTTTGTGGAGCAAGTCCAGAGGAAACAATTGGACAGAGAAATCAAACACAAAGCTGTCAAGGACGAGAAGAAACGTCGCCAGTTCCTGAAGAAAATGAGGGCGGAACATCAGCTCCAGATGAGGGAGGAGAAACTGAAGAAGCTTGAGGAAGAGCGGGCGGCAAAGAGGAAGAACGCAGCCAGGAAGTAA
- the LOC137296132 gene encoding protein disulfide isomerase Creld2-like isoform X2, which produces MHGDIRKRARLPSCVSVKNVLVVVLVFIVLLGMPVLVQAKKKKTPDCSTCKGLVSNFEEGLKKTAKSNYGGGNTNWEEKSLGSYAKSEVRLVEIMEDHLCKGGAKECHSMLEEYEDRIEAFWFKEFAKKDNYDFHQWLCIDNIKACCPENTFGPECKPCPGDPKRPCSGTGYCDGEGTRGGSGDCRCHSGYRGDMCNECADGYFEQHKNDTHTVCRSCHISCKGTCWEEGPKGCDECKMGWLHTEEHGCKDVDECSSETPPCDDSHYCINTEGSHSCLSCDISCEGCTGSGDSKCKACSEGFIKEGDICKDVDECAADSSLCTGIMEQCVNEPGTYSCQCKEGYQRNSDDRCVKKPKEDGEDEEEVEEEEEETAKDPAEETEEEEAPDVRDEL; this is translated from the exons ATGCATGGGGATATAAGGAAGCGGGCACGCCTGCCCAGTTGCGTGTCAGTGAAGAATGTTTTGGTTGTTGTGCTTGTGTTCATAGTACTGTTAGGGATGCCTGTTCTTGTCCAAGCTAAAAAGAAGAAAACGCCTGATTGTTCCACATGTAAAGGTTTAGTCAGCAATTTTGAGGAG gGATTAAAAAAGACTGCAAAATCAAATTATGGTGGTGGAAATACAAACTGGGAGGAAAAATCACTGGGAAGTTATGCAAAGAG TGAAGTACGCCTTGTGGAAATTATGGAGGATCATTTGTGCAAGGGAGGTGCAAAAGAG TGTCACTCAATGCTAGAAGAATATGAAGATCGGATTGAAGCCTTCTGGTTCAAAGAATTTGCTAAAAAGGACAATTATGACTTCCACCAATGGCTTTGTATTGATAATATTAAAG CATGCTGTCCCGAGAATACTTTTGGTCCAGAGTGTAAACCCTGTCCAGGAGACCCCAAAAGACCCTGTTCAGGAACTGGTTACTGTGAC GGAGAAGGAACCAGGGGAGGATCAGGAGATTGCCGTTGCCATTCTGGTTACCGTGGTGACATGTGTAATGAGTGTGCAGATGGATATTTTGAACAACATAAAAATGACACAcacactgtttgtagat CATGTCATATATCATGCAAGGGCACCTGCTGGGAAGAAGGCCCCAAGGGCTGTGATGAGTGTAAGATGGGCTGGCTTCACACAGAGGAACATGGTTGTAAAG ATGTAGATGAGTGTAGTAGCGAGACGCCACCTTGTGATGACAGtcattattgtatcaacactgAGGGATCTCACTCGTGTCTAT CATGTGACATATCGTGTGAAGGCTGTACAGGGTCAGGAGACAGCAAGTGTAAGGCCTGCAGCGAGGGGTTCATAAAGGAGGGGGACATATGCAAGG ATGTGGACGAGTGTGCTGCAGACAGCTCCCTGTGTACAGGGATCATGGAGCAGTGTGTGAATGAGCCAGGGACCTACAGCTGTCAGTGTAAGGAAGGCTACCAACGGAACTCTGACGACAGATGTGTCAAGAAGCCCAAAG
- the LOC137296885 gene encoding uncharacterized protein, which produces MGCKQTKVIPFKQTSPEEALADTINCPHELYYAKSQVTLPTPRLSGEEILQQLRDEGLVPDRQSSGGVAFSVPTVEGVVPRGKTPRRLEQIPVRCFYTAERRRQKADLFRFDRFVEQVQRKQLDREIKHKAVKDEKKRRQFLKQMRAEHQFQMREEKLKKLEEERAAKRKNAAKK; this is translated from the exons ATGGGCTGCAAACAGACCAAGGTTATACCTTTCAAGCAAACATCTCCAGAGGAGGCTCTGGCGGACACGATAAACTGTCCTCATGAACTGTACTACGCCAAGAGTCAGGTGACATTGCCCACACCCCGTCTGTCAGGGGAGGAGATTCTTCAACAGCTACGAGATGAGGGTTTGGTCCCCGACCGTCAGTCCAGTGGAGGAGTGGCCTTCTCTGTTCCCACCGTGGAGGGGGTTGTTCCCCGTGGCAAGACTCCCCGTCGTCTGGAGCAAATCCCAGTGCGATGCTTCTACACAGCCGAGAGGAGGCGACAGAAGGCAGATCTATTCCGATTTGACAG GTTTGTGGAGCAAGTCCAGAGGAAACAATTGGACAGAGAAATCAAACACAAAGCTGTCAAGGACGAGAAGAAACGTCGCCAGTTTCTGAAGCAAATGAGGGCGGAACATCAGTTCCAGATGAGGGAGGAGAAACTGAAGAAGCTTGAGGAAGAGCGGGCGGCAAAGAGGAAGAACGCAGCCAAGAAGTAG